One Rossellomorea aquimaris DNA window includes the following coding sequences:
- the rlmB gene encoding 23S rRNA (guanosine(2251)-2'-O)-methyltransferase RlmB: MSKDFIGGRNPVMEALKSGRDINKIWIAEGSQKGSIQQIVGLAKELNVMVQYVPKKKIEQMVSENHQGVVASVAAYQYAEIDDLFHRAEQKGEDPFILILDELEDPHNLGSIMRTADAAGAHGIIIPKRRAVGLTSTVAKASTGAIEHIPVARVTNLSRAVDELKERGVWVAGTDAKGKQDFRQLDGTLPIGLIIGSEGKGMSRILRDKCDFLVQLPMIGHVTSLNASVAASILMYEVYRKRHPLGE, from the coding sequence ATGAGTAAAGATTTTATCGGAGGAAGAAATCCGGTTATGGAAGCATTGAAGTCAGGAAGGGATATCAATAAGATTTGGATCGCAGAAGGTTCTCAGAAAGGATCCATCCAGCAAATTGTTGGACTTGCAAAAGAATTGAATGTGATGGTTCAATACGTCCCTAAGAAGAAGATTGAACAAATGGTATCGGAAAATCATCAAGGGGTCGTGGCTTCTGTAGCTGCTTATCAGTATGCAGAAATCGATGATTTATTTCATAGAGCCGAACAAAAAGGGGAAGATCCATTTATACTGATCCTGGATGAATTAGAGGATCCCCATAACCTGGGTTCGATCATGAGAACAGCGGATGCTGCAGGTGCCCATGGAATCATCATCCCGAAGAGGAGAGCAGTTGGGCTTACGTCTACGGTAGCGAAAGCATCCACGGGTGCCATTGAGCACATTCCGGTTGCACGTGTAACCAACCTGTCGAGAGCGGTTGATGAACTGAAAGAACGCGGTGTATGGGTGGCAGGAACGGATGCGAAAGGAAAACAGGATTTCCGCCAGTTGGATGGTACGCTGCCTATCGGCTTAATTATCGGAAGCGAAGGTAAAGGGATGAGCCGAATACTCAGAGACAAATGTGATTTCCTTGTTCAGTTGCCAATGATCGGTCATGTAACTTCATTAAACGCTTCGGTGGCAGCTAGTATTTTAATGTATGAGGTCTACCGTAAACGCCACCCGTTGGGAGAATAG
- a CDS encoding Mini-ribonuclease 3 — protein MLHEINEQIDAKQINALALAYMGDAVYETYVRQLLLTKGKIKPNQLHRAATKYVSAKAQAAILRTLFEQDVLTEEEISIVKRGRNAKSGTTPKNTDVQTYKHSTAFEALIGYLFLLNRTERLEELLKMIFEQAQAGKEE, from the coding sequence ATGCTGCACGAGATAAATGAACAAATCGATGCGAAACAAATCAATGCACTTGCACTGGCTTATATGGGGGATGCCGTATATGAAACGTATGTACGGCAGCTCCTATTAACAAAAGGAAAGATTAAACCGAATCAGCTGCACAGAGCTGCGACGAAGTATGTATCTGCTAAAGCTCAAGCGGCCATTCTCAGAACGTTGTTCGAACAGGACGTTTTAACGGAAGAAGAGATTTCTATTGTCAAGCGCGGCCGGAATGCGAAATCCGGAACAACGCCAAAGAACACAGATGTACAAACATATAAACACAGCACTGCTTTTGAGGCACTTATTGGATATTTGTTTCTACTTAATCGGACAGAGCGATTAGAGGAATTGTTAAAGATGATATTTGAACAAGCCCAGGCAGGAAAGGAGGAGTAG